One genomic window of Pseudoxanthomonas sp. includes the following:
- a CDS encoding PadR family transcriptional regulator, protein MGDPETQLKKFQKELSAGTVSLALLAVLAQAGEPLYGYLIAKRMELLGEGVLSGKQSALYPVLRNLEGAGLLDSHVEPSASGPPRRYYRITEPGRETLTQWAAAWRATRDSVDTVLRGTTA, encoded by the coding sequence ATGGGCGATCCAGAGACCCAACTCAAGAAGTTCCAGAAGGAGCTCAGCGCCGGCACGGTCTCGCTGGCGCTGCTCGCGGTGCTGGCCCAGGCCGGGGAACCGCTCTACGGGTATCTGATCGCCAAGCGCATGGAGCTGCTGGGCGAAGGGGTGTTGTCGGGCAAGCAGAGCGCGTTGTATCCGGTGCTGCGCAACCTGGAGGGCGCCGGCCTGCTGGACAGCCATGTGGAACCATCGGCGTCAGGTCCGCCCAGGCGCTATTACCGCATCACCGAGCCGGGGCGCGAAACCCTGACGCAATGGGCCGCCGCCTGGCGTGCCACCCGCGATTCCGTTGACACCGTCCTGAGGGGGACCACCGCATGA
- a CDS encoding sensor domain-containing protein, with amino-acid sequence MNAQGLPTTIPEYLEQLRAALKGADPAMIQDALYDAEEYLRSELGEQAGKTEAEVIASVAGSYGAPEEVADIYRQTEVTVTRALRAPPPPPRRSSIGKFFGVAADPRTYGALFYMLLSMITGTFYFTWVVTGASISLGTLILIIGLPLLVLFFGSIRVLSLVEGRIVEALLGQRMPRRPLYTQRDRPWLSRIGDMFTDRRTWSTMLYLLLMLPLGIVYFTLATILLSASLGMLAAPLLYFWDDSHVWVDGVSVTISNAWAIPLVTFAGLILLFVTLHLARAIGHMHGWLAKQLLVRSPVV; translated from the coding sequence ATGAACGCACAAGGTTTGCCCACCACCATCCCCGAATACCTGGAACAGCTGCGGGCGGCGCTGAAGGGTGCTGACCCGGCCATGATCCAGGACGCGTTGTACGACGCCGAGGAATACCTGCGCTCGGAACTGGGCGAACAGGCCGGCAAGACCGAGGCCGAGGTCATCGCTTCGGTCGCCGGCAGCTACGGCGCGCCGGAAGAAGTGGCCGACATCTATCGCCAGACCGAAGTCACGGTGACCCGCGCGCTGCGCGCGCCGCCGCCGCCGCCACGGCGTTCGTCCATCGGCAAGTTCTTCGGCGTCGCGGCAGACCCGCGTACCTATGGCGCGCTGTTCTACATGCTGCTGTCGATGATCACCGGCACGTTCTACTTCACCTGGGTCGTGACTGGCGCATCCATCTCGCTGGGCACGTTGATCCTGATCATCGGTCTACCGCTGCTGGTGCTGTTCTTCGGCTCCATCCGGGTGCTGTCGCTGGTGGAAGGCCGCATCGTCGAGGCGCTGCTGGGCCAGCGTATGCCGCGCCGTCCGCTTTACACGCAGCGCGACCGGCCGTGGCTGTCGCGCATCGGCGACATGTTCACCGACCGCCGCACCTGGAGCACGATGCTGTACCTGCTGCTGATGCTGCCGCTGGGCATCGTGTACTTCACCCTGGCCACCATCCTGCTGTCGGCTTCGCTGGGCATGCTGGCCGCGCCGCTGCTGTACTTCTGGGACGATTCGCATGTATGGGTGGACGGGGTCAGCGTGACCATCAGCAACGCCTGGGCGATTCCATTGGTGACCTTCGCTGGGCTGATCCTGCTGTTCGTCACCTTGCACCTGGCCCGCGCTATCGGCCACATGCACGGCTGGCTGGCCAAGCAGCTGCTGGTGCGTTCGCCGGTGGTGTGA